In Alnus glutinosa chromosome 7, dhAlnGlut1.1, whole genome shotgun sequence, the sequence tataaataattttattgactcttcttttttattatacttttttatttattattctgatGAAAACAacattgtcattttttatttctatttttataaggttttctttatattttaggATTGGTTCAACTGGCCAAGTGACAAGTTTCAGTAGAATTTTTGCCACTCTCACGTATGTTATTTgctattgtttgttaatttgttaaattAATAGCTATCGgaatatgctaataattttatgtattataataaaaaactagtataaaaaaaaaaaaaattattattttaattccgccCCTACTAAGATAGattcctggctccgccactgcggCTGTAGCAGACACCTAAAGCTTCCCTAAACCATTGGGTAGCTACCGTGCTTCTTATAATCATAAACGGATCCGGCTTCTATGCGGTAGTAAAAACTACCGCTTGGATGCTGTGAAAATTCTTGTGGTTCATATTTAACCACGTGTGCTACAACATGCTCACCTCCCCATGTCTCTCACCGCAGTCCGCATACAATATAAAGGCTTTACTCTTGTAGTTAATTAGCAACTGTTTCCCAAAAAATCCCTACAAAACAAAGAAGATACgaaaataatactataaaatattaaacaagttgtttcttatttttggtttgaaaaatatGTACATCCTGATGTAAAAatgtaaaggaaaaaaaaattatttttgtgtttttaaaagagagaaaccaaaagatataaaaataaaaattttaacaaacatgaGCGATAATcctctggttttttctttttctaagcaTACCTGCTCACTTtaatatttattgtttatttggCTGTCAAAGTATTGTAATGATCAAACCCCACCCCAGCCAACCATGTGAGTAAAGCTGTAAGTAAATCGAGTTTGAGTAAATAGTGTATGTGTAAACTtggctcatttaaatttattatgaaCTCAAACTGCGCTTAAGCTCATTTATCACGAGCTCAAGCTCAGCTTGAGCTCGTGATATTCGAGCTCAtgacgagttttaaaaattaagttcaagTCGGCTAAATGAGCtcaagccgagctcgagctcatgacgagttttaaaaataaagctTAGCTCGGCCGAGTTTGTTATaagttatataatttatttaacatacaaaaaaGAGGGATgaactcatttaaaaattaatattatattatataatatataaacaatatatatttatattgtgtGTTAAATAAGctatataacttacaaaaaaaaaatgatgtaatgattattaaatatcctataataatacttataacatataataaagtgattacatgtcatatgtcacaatgttatattattatatgatcatatagtcatataattttattatattacatgaataatatgattaagtatctggattgtcattatatcatataactaacaattaagtatattgatattattcacttttaccattttatatacatataaccaattaatatatactgaccAATGGCCattattatttgttacttaatttatgcttacatatagtatgttttttattaatatatatactatattataaaaatgttatatactaataaattaatatatatatatatatatatatatatatatatatatatatatatatatatatatatatatatatatatatatatatatatatatatatatatacatacgaATCGAGCCTTAATAAATGAGTTGATTTTTATACGAgtgggttcacgagctttaattGAGTCGAGTTTATATGAGTTTGTATTGTTTAATTATCGAGCCTAATTCTGTATTCATGAATAGCTCAATTAATAATAGATTTGAGCATACGTCGAATTTATTCGAGTCAATTTCAAATAAACTTACGAGTATATCAGGTCATTTACACCTCTATATGCGAGTTTCAGGAAGAAGCATAAAGcaattattgttaagatttgATAGAAAAAGATACTAGCTCATTCTACTATTATTTTCGTACCTTCTTTGTGTTGTAGGGACTTTTTGGGAAACAACTGCTAATTAACTACAAGAGTAAAGCTTTTAAATTGTAGGCGGACTGCGGTGAGAGACCTGGGGAAGTGAGCATGTTGTAGGACACATGGTTAAATAAGAGCCACAAGAATTTTCACAGCATCCATGCGGTAGTTTTtactaccgcatggaagccggatccatCGTAAACAAAGCAAAAAGTGTaggggaagaaaaaataaaataaaaataataataatttaatagtaTAGGGAAAGATTACGAAGAAGTTGTTGTGGAgtgtatcatatatatatatatatatatatatatatatataatagaggaaTCACTCAGAACATTGCATAATATTATGACAAATGGCATCTTAAAATGCTTTCAAGTGTTCATTTTAAGTTAAACAGTGAGTTTAAGTTTGTGTTAAAATGTGATAGTAAATTCAATCCCTATTTGCAtgctaaataaaaactgaatccctattttttctctaaaaaaaaaaataaaaaattgaatcctATTTTGGTGTTAAACATGCTGTAGCCAACTCATTAtgcatcaattattttttcctacaaactaactaaaactaaaacgtaGTGTTTCATAATAACTATAACTGTTTACTACACTCTCAAAATCACAACCCTTTACAAAAGCCAGAAGTGAGAGGTTTACAAGATTCTTCAAATCTTTACTATGCCGTATTAAACGTAAGGATTAATTTCtagattttatttcatttgtaaGAAAACAGATGTTAATGAATGCCTTTATGCAATATATGAttagtatcttttttttttttcctgtgaatttcttcttcctttcctttttttatttttccttattttttccttctaatttatatataatttttctttcgtAAATTTGACAGtaaatttagtaaaattatggtgagagagaaagaatcaCATCGTTGTGTTTTGCATAAGATATGAcgatttttttagtttacactgttatttattaatttttaaatctttttttgtttgaacgTGTAATACACATTGTTTAATACACATTGTCTAATTGATGGATGACATCGCTTTCAAGGTTTCATTAGAACgagaaaaattatacataaaataatgttattttttgttatattagtgtgtttgattctttgtttttgtctttattttttgtcgaaATAAATAACGCTCTTACTTTTTTATTCTCTCATATAAGTGGTTTTTGATTTAGCATGTAGCAAAAATTTGGGATACACATACActccataatttttgtttgctttcttgGAATCGGGAAAATATAcagcaaataattatttttcattatttgagtaatttctcttcttcttttttgtccctttatttgtctttattttttattgtcacgttagtttgttatcattttttttttgttataatttatatattatttttatttatgttctaaaactagtttatatatatttttatttttatttttttaatattatatatgcaAAGGACGATCGTAAGAAAAATCTCAATTTGACAGAACTTATTCCTATAGGaatgaataaagtttttttttttttttttttttcctattatgaGTATATTTCGTTTGTCGTTGGTCGtccgttttcattttttattttttccatatttgatgttataatttatatacaaaaaatattgttattttatattataggagtatttttccagtttttgtttattgtccgttttcatattttgtcattattttctgttctaatttatatattatttttatttatgttctaaaagtagtttttGTTTAACGTTATATATGCAAATGATCGTCGAGAAAAAGAATCTCTATTAGACATAACTTCTTCATATACCTATGAGTCTATGAATTTATTGTAATTGGtgaaaatatacaataaaagaaaataaaattatttttatactatatgagtattttcattttttgtcgtTTGTCAtctgttttcattttatgtccttattttatgttctaatttatatattattacttattttgtgctaaaagtattttcttttatgatatatatgtgaaggacagttgaaaaaaaaaatctcattttgttGGGACTTCTTCCTATACCTTTTAGTTTCATTGAAACCgagaaaaatatacaaaaaatacaaatcttacatttcaattttttgtccttattttttgttctaaatgtagtttcttttatgttatacatataataaatatatacaccTCTAAAATGTTGTATGAGTTACACTTCATTTCATATTGCCTTCAATTTTAAAGGTAATAAGAAAACagtatttataaaaatgacaatataatatttggcttCAAGTTTGATGGTTTATAGattgttaattattcattatttgattatgGTGAGAGTgtgattttctttaatttaaatatgttaattgttaacaaaattttcttttgggtttttttttttttttgtaaatattgaatacaagttGTAACAATGATGTGAGTACactattttgttctttgtttttgtaaactCCCGTATTATGTAAAAGGTCTCTTGAATTAACatctataaaaattgaataatgtgattacttataaaataaaaaataaaaataaaaattgaatacatgtgatttattttgattccttacaagataatttacaatatacaTTTACGTATTTTCAATCTTATTcctaaattttgattttgtttcttaaattaaatgtaaCATTCTAATTTGTTATGCAGTTTTAATTAGTAAAAACTCGCACATGACGCGGGTTATATGCTAGTTTgtataaaagaacaaaaaataattttgttatctaaatatacaatttttttaatatttattttttaaaaaatatacgtgtgatttattttgattccttacaagataatttacaatatacaTTTACGTATTTTCAATCTCattcctaaatttttattttctttcttaaattaaatgtaaCATTCCAATTTGTTATGCAGTTTTAATTAGTAAAAACTCGCGCATGACGCGGGTTATATGCTAGTTTgtataaaagaacaaaaaataattttattctctaaatatacaatttttttaatatttatttttttaaaatatacgtgtgatttattttgattccttacaagataatttacaatatacaTTTACATATTTTCAATCTCattcctaaatttttattttctttcttaaattaaatgtaatATTCTAATTTGTTATGCAGTTTTAATTAGTAAAAACTCGCGCATGACGCGGGTTATATGCTAGTTTgtataaaagaacaaaaaataattttgttatctaaatatacaatttttttaatatttatttttttaaaataattagtttAGTGGCATGTACAGTATCAAATCCAACAATGATGTTTCTCCACTACATAAATAAACTTTTCAATTTCTTCCCATAGTTTTCGCAAATAGCTGAAGCTTTATGACCGACCAACTTCTTTCAATTGATATATTCTAATAAAGCCACTTTACTCGGggtctgaataaaaaaaatttatggtggggaaaaacattaaaataaaataattgaggaggagaaaattaatttttgagagTCTACCTAACTTCATATTTtgggagaatttttttaatatttctgaGGAACTATGGCTTAGGCCAGGGGCTCTCTCaacaaaaaagatatatattttcagaatttttttttattaaaaaatttgggggaacCAAAATTTAAGCTAGTTCTGCACCTGCCCTTACTTTATTGCTCAATGTTTCAAGAAATTCTGACAAAGTTGGTCTCCAAACTAAATGGGAAGGAATAATCTACTATACTGACATGTGtgtttaaaatatgtaatttttacgtgtatttttaataagattgtttattaaattgatttgtGACTCATATACTATAAGGACACATATCAATTTAGTAGATTAGATtgacaaattttcttttaattcaatttGAATTAAAACTTTGTCCTAGAAAATCAATCATCTAcgttttgtctctttttctggATCTGGATGATGGTCGAGAAGGTTGGTTGAAGCATATTCAGTATACTTTCTTGGAAAATGCCAATCCTGCATAAACAAATCGTGCTTGATTATTTAGGCTCAAACGGTGTGGATAACACACTTCAAAAGATTTTGAGAATGTTTTGCACAAATAAAAATGgggaaatgtttggtttttatcttttgttgttatttttttttttcatctccgTACAAGAGAGTTGAACAAAGTCTTCCCCTTTCCCTATTGtggggtggtttttttttttttttttttttacatgtccacataagagggggagggaggattcgaactagtgacctccgcttcatgaggcataatctccagccgattgaactatTCTTTAGAGACGTGGGGTATTTTTATTTAagggaacaaaaaataattttattctcagcatttaaaaaaatgcttGGGTAGCTGTAGTGAATGTTGTTACTCGCCTCAAATCCAACCATAAAATGGGCATGTACAGTATAAATCCGACAATGATGTTTCTCCACTACATAAATAAACTTTTCAATTTCTTCCCGTAGTTTTCGCAAATAGCTGAAGCTTTTTGACCGACCAACTTCTTTCAATTGATATATTCTAATAAAGCCACTTTACTCGGggtctgaataaaaaaatttgatggtgggaaaaaactttaaaataaaataattgaggAGGAGAAAATTAATTCTTGAGGGTCTACCTCACTTTATATTTtgggagaatttttttaatatttttgaggAACTATGGTTTAGGGGGGCTCTCTCAAccaaaaagatatatattttcagaattttttttattaaaaaatttgggggaacCAAAATTTAAGCTAGTTCTGCACCTGCCCTTACTTTATTGCTCAATGTTTCAAGTTCCACAAAGTTTGACTCCAAACTAAATGGGAAGGAATAATCTATTATACTGTTGCAGtgacgtgtgtgtgtgtgttttttttttccgaacaGAGTAGCATGAGGTACCAAATATATTGCTAAGAAAACCTAAAGGGTTTAGAAGGAAGTACAAAACCCTTACAACTCTAAGTCAGAAGTATTTGACTTAAAAAAACAGTTGCTTAAGCAGAACACAAACCTTACAGAAATTACATTTGAGCATCTCTTTACATTAACGCATACTTTCAAAATAACAGAGGGCCGATCTAGCATTTAACCaacaaaaattccaataaaatttaaGCAATACAAAGACAGATTATACTGGGGAAACAAGGGGAATACACAACACAATGGcagaaaaaattcaaatccaagTTACCGGTAGTGGAAAAATGGCAGACTTCGCCGGAGTGGCGGCGCGTGTAGAACATGCGCCGACACCAAAAGCACCCAGCAACAGATCCGACGCCGTAGACCCTAGGCGCCGCCAAGAACGGCCTGAAAGGACGGAGCGTGGTCTTCACGCGCAGTCAGAAAGCAAAGACTCCCTGGCATATGAGGACCACGCCCTGAGCTCCGGCGAACCACACGACCAATACTTCCAGCATTAGGGGTTAAAGACAACGGGGAACGCAGCTGGGTGGCGCGTGTCTAACAGAAGTCAACGAATGtgcgtagatctggcttcaaaatCCGAggaaaaaacacttaaaatccGGCCAAAGCACACTGTAGACAACACAGGAAGCCGGCCACTCCCCAAACTGGACTTCTTGAGTTGAATCTCCCTGCTagaaaccaaaagaaagaaagaaacaaaaaacaaaaacacaaacacaaaaccaccatagcccaaaaGAGGTAGGAGAAGATCAGCCACCACCGGTTCTACCGGGGGGAACAAAAACTCTATAGCTCAGAAGGCTGAGAGGGAGACAAAAAACACAGCCGGGAGCCTCCCTCCTCCGGCAAAACAAATCTCACTGGacggttctctctctctctctctctctctctttttctctggACTCACGAAGAGAAACGTTGTGTACAGTTGACGTGTGTTTAAAGGTAATTTTCACGTGTATTTTTAATGAGATTGTCTATTACACTGATATGTGACTCATATGCTATAAGGACACATATCAATTTAGTAGATTAttgataaattttcttttaactcaATTTGTATTAAAACTTTGTCCTAGAAAATTAGTCATCTAcgttttctctttttctagATGATGGTCGAGAAGGTTGGTTGAAGCATACTCAATATATTTTCTTGGAAAACGCCAATCCTGTCGAAACAAATcggagtaattctaaatgtcaattaaataatgaggtggcttttaaaatcacaatttgatcaatcatacgttcaatgatgattttaaaagtcacctcattatttgatggacatttgattgacatttagaattactcaacaAATCGTACTTGATTATTTAGGCTCAACGGTGTGTATAAGACACTTCAAAAGATTTTGAGAATGTTTTGCACAAAGAAAAAtggagaaatgtttggtttctaccttttgtccattttttgttcattttcgtACAAGAGAGAACCATTTGACAACCCCCctccctttccctttctttgttttcacttcttccaaaaaatatcaacttcaaaacattataatttttttttcactttttatatcacatcaataattttttttttattatataaataaaaaaagtcactacaatataaatttttttcacttttctataaaaatgattcatactttatatcacatcaatcactctTACtaccactcaaaaaaaaaaaaaaaaaaaaaaattccctcaAGTATGTGAGAAACGGGTTGTTGCCAAACGGGACCTAATTCTTTTTTACTCTCGTGGGTATGAAATTTTGGCCTGTTTAGAAGGGTACTCCTTGCGAATTTTCTTGATtgaagtagtttttttttttttttttgattgatttTCTCTGTGCTATTTCCTCTGGTGACAAACAAGAGTAAAGGTTACGGCTACCATTGAGAATAGAAGACAATGTCGCATTGATAATAGCATATTTCAAAGAACATTAAAATGGTATTTCTGATGGTAAGCCCGATTCCGAGCCAAGTTCCAACCCGTGATTTCTGACTCAAGATGGAAAATTACGAAAATCGGCTAGGAGTCGGTAACAGTTTTTTTCCGTTTCCAAACTCCTCGGGTCAGAATTTGGAAAGACCAAAATTTCCGCCCGAAAGGGGTCGGAAACCAAGCCTAAGCTAAATGCAGCCAGAAGCCCCACATATAATTAAAAGATACTAAAATGTTAATAACTAAAGATACTAAATTACAGATTCCTCCTTAATAGGTTTCCCATGGGCATCAGAatcatataaaaagaaaatgatagaaaGGGGAGGGAAATGCTTTAAATACTCAAGAAAGAGATCAGGTAACTTCTTTCCTCACTGTTCTCAAGAACCTGAGGAAGACATTACCATGACAATTGACAAGTTCACAACGTCAGTTAAAAGAGGCATCaaagaaaatagtaaataaaagAGGCAGGCTCCTAGTAAATTAGTAATCAACTCTAAACATCAGAATACGGAATAGATTCTATCAAGCtcaggaaaaataatttcgaggtaaaacaaatatataattgatttCTCAAAATACGAAGATCTACCATTCACACCCAAATGAGTAGTGACTGTAAAATAATAACAGGGAGAACAATACAAGCATCAAAGATATAGTAGTTTTTCCCATCAATATGGTTCCCTGTGATCCCGTCTTCAACAAGATTTGCTTAAGATCCACAGCAAGCTGATCTTTGGGTAGATTGAGCAGCTCCTGCTGCCTGGTCCGGTTGATTAATCCTAATTGTCTGTGGCTGAAAAGATCCAACAACCAAATATCTGTTAGAACAAATTACCAGAGGATAAAATTGTCTGCGCCAGGGTAAAATGTGTAGATTTTTACTTAAATGTAAATTATTTCCAGAAATAGAGATGGTCATATAAATATGCAAATACCTAGCCATGCCAAAGAAACCccatttaaatttaatttatttttcatcatttgCGACTTCAAAGTTCAAATTGTACCTCAGTCCTTGAGTCAGTATCCGCCAGTCTTTGCTTAATATCCCTAGCTATTGAAAAGAAAACCTCTTCCACGTTTAAATTTGTCTTTGCACTCTGTAATTCACAGCTTTTTCAGCATAAAAGgatagaaggaaagaaagacaGAACCAACAATTTCTGCAAATTGACATAAGCAACAAATTTTCCTCACAGTCTCAAAGAACTTGATGCCATATTCGTCGGCAAGAGCTTGGCCCTTTGAGGTAGGAACAGCCTGAAAATAAGGTCCTTGTCAAGTCAACATCGCTGATGGCCAGGGAAACTAATATATACACACATGGACACACCCACACACAaagtgagagagatagagagagaggaggaggaggacagACCCTTTTGCTTTCATCCATGTCAGCCTTGTTACCAACCAGTATCTTGTTAACATTGTCAGAAGCATGCTGTTCAATGTTACGAATCCAATTCCTAATGTCTGAATGTGGAAAGATATCAGTCTAATTATCATTTATAACCAGAAACGTTAAAATTCACCATTAATGAATAAATCTCCATCCAAGGAAAGGAAGCTCCTCAAGATATCAAGACCACGATTATTTCATGATGAAAAATTTAGTCTGCTTCTGtataaaatttaacagaaaagaATCCATATGGTTTAAGAGATACAGTAAAGCTGAAGAATGATCAATATAATCACGGCATTCCAAAACTTCAAATAATAACAGTGAAGGAAGACATTACTGTTAAAAGATGACTCATCAGTGACATCATAAACGAGCAAAATACCCATGGCTCCACGATAGTAAGCTGCAGAAGATAGTGATACTTAGTCAAGCTTTTAACACTTAAAATCATGAAAGAAAACGTAGTCAAGCTGCTAACACCTAAAATCATGAAAGA encodes:
- the LOC133873087 gene encoding ras-related protein RABE1c-like, with the protein product MAAPPARARADYDYLIKLLLIGDSGVGKSCLLLRFSDGSFTTSFITTIGIDFKIRTIELDGKRIKLQIWDTAGQERFRTITTAYYRGAMGILLVYDVTDESSFNNIRNWIRNIEQHASDNVNKILVGNKADMDESKRAVPTSKGQALADEYGIKFFETSAKTNLNVEEVFFSIARDIKQRLADTDSRTEPQTIRINQPDQAAGAAQSTQRSACCGS